A DNA window from Kitasatospora atroaurantiaca contains the following coding sequences:
- the hpnH gene encoding adenosyl-hopene transferase HpnH: MAMPLRQTVRVSTYLMQQKLLKRRDKFPLIVELEPLFACNLACEGCGKIQHPAGVLKQRMPVAQAVGAVLESGAPMVSIAGGEPLMHPQIDEIVRQLVARRKYVFLCTNALLMRKKLDKFTPSPYFAFAVHIDGLRERHDASVAKEGTFDEAVEAIKEAKRRGFRVTTNSTFFNTDTPQTIIEVLDYLNDELKVDQMMISPAYAYEKAPDQEHFLGVEQTRELFKKAFSGGNRGRWRLNHSPLFLDFLEGKVDFECTAWGIPNYSLFGWQRPCYLMADGYVATYQELIEKTDWAKYGRGKDPRCENCMAHCGYEPTAVLATMGSLKESLRAARETIGGPR, translated from the coding sequence ATGGCCATGCCGCTGCGCCAGACCGTACGCGTCAGCACGTACCTCATGCAGCAGAAGCTTCTCAAGCGGCGGGACAAGTTCCCGCTCATCGTCGAGCTGGAACCGCTGTTCGCCTGCAACCTCGCCTGTGAGGGCTGTGGCAAGATCCAGCATCCGGCCGGGGTGCTCAAGCAGAGAATGCCGGTGGCCCAGGCGGTCGGAGCCGTACTGGAGTCGGGTGCGCCGATGGTCTCCATCGCCGGCGGTGAGCCGCTGATGCACCCGCAGATCGACGAGATCGTCCGGCAGCTGGTCGCCCGCCGCAAGTACGTCTTCCTCTGCACCAACGCGCTGTTGATGCGCAAGAAGCTCGACAAGTTCACGCCCTCGCCGTACTTCGCGTTCGCCGTCCACATCGACGGGCTGCGGGAGCGGCACGACGCCTCGGTGGCGAAGGAGGGCACCTTCGACGAGGCGGTGGAGGCGATCAAGGAGGCCAAGCGGCGGGGCTTCCGGGTCACCACCAACAGCACCTTCTTCAACACCGACACCCCGCAGACCATCATCGAGGTGCTGGACTACCTCAACGACGAGCTCAAGGTCGACCAGATGATGATCTCTCCGGCGTACGCCTACGAGAAGGCCCCCGACCAGGAGCACTTCCTCGGTGTGGAACAGACCAGGGAGCTCTTCAAGAAGGCCTTCTCCGGGGGCAACCGCGGCCGCTGGAGGCTCAACCACAGCCCGCTCTTCCTGGACTTCCTGGAGGGCAAGGTCGACTTCGAGTGCACCGCCTGGGGCATCCCCAACTACTCGCTGTTCGGCTGGCAGCGCCCCTGCTACCTGATGGCCGACGGCTACGTTGCCACCTACCAGGAGCTGATCGAGAAGACCGACTGGGCCAAGTACGGCCGAGGCAAGGACCCGCGCTGCGAGAACTGCATGGCGCACTGCGGCTACGAACCGACCGCCGTCCTCGCCACCATGGGCTCCCTGAAGGAGTCGCTGCGGGCGGCCCGCGAGACCATCGGCGGCCCGCGCTGA
- a CDS encoding 1-hydroxy-2-methyl-2-butenyl 4-diphosphate reductase, which translates to MTAAPLLVVCALGPEVWALRGGDWSGAAGGPPVLARTGMGRSRARRSLGHLLAQDSYGALVVAGFGAAVGPGVQPGDVIVADGVRDSEGGYHPLDSAKPLAKALQARGLTAHTGLHHTADHVVRGAERRALYAQGALAVDMEAAAVLSARAELRPALPAAVLRVVVDTPEHELLRPGTLPAGLRAWRALRAAVPALTEWYQQTAAPHEPQPSTLPQEAS; encoded by the coding sequence ATGACCGCTGCGCCGCTGTTGGTGGTCTGCGCCCTCGGGCCGGAGGTCTGGGCGCTGCGCGGCGGGGACTGGTCGGGCGCCGCGGGCGGCCCGCCGGTCCTGGCCCGTACGGGGATGGGCCGCAGTCGCGCCCGGCGCAGCCTCGGCCACCTGCTCGCCCAGGACAGCTACGGCGCGCTGGTGGTGGCCGGCTTCGGTGCCGCGGTCGGGCCCGGCGTGCAGCCGGGCGACGTCATCGTGGCGGACGGTGTACGCGACTCCGAGGGCGGGTACCACCCGCTCGACTCCGCCAAGCCGCTGGCCAAGGCCCTGCAGGCGCGCGGGCTGACCGCTCACACCGGCCTGCACCACACCGCCGACCACGTGGTGCGCGGCGCCGAGCGCCGGGCCCTGTACGCCCAGGGCGCCTTGGCCGTGGACATGGAGGCGGCCGCGGTGCTCTCGGCCCGGGCCGAGCTGCGCCCCGCCCTGCCCGCCGCCGTCCTGCGCGTCGTGGTCGACACGCCCGAGCACGAGCTGCTGCGCCCGGGCACCCTCCCCGCCGGCCTGCGCGCTTGGCGGGCCCTGCGCGCCGCCGTACCGGCCCTCACCGAGTGGTACCAGCAGACTGCCGCACCTCACGAACCCCAGCCCTCGACGCTCCCTCAGGAGGCGAGCTAG